A genomic region of Gossypium hirsutum isolate 1008001.06 chromosome D01, Gossypium_hirsutum_v2.1, whole genome shotgun sequence contains the following coding sequences:
- the LOC107957988 gene encoding actin-depolymerizing factor 2 isoform X2, giving the protein MANAASGMAVHDDCKLKFLELKTKRTHRFIVFKIEEKQKQVIVEKLGEPTESYEDFTKCLPADECRYAVYDFDFLTAENVPKSRIFFIAWSPDTSRIRSKMIYASSKDRFKRELDGIQVELQATDPTEMGLDVFKSRAN; this is encoded by the exons GCCAACGCTGCATCGGGAATGGCTGTGCATGATGATTGCAAGTTGAAGTTCTTGGAGCTCAAGACAAAAAGAACCCACCGCTTCATTGTTTTCAAAATCGAGGAGAAGCAAAAGCAAGTTATTGTGGAGAAGCTTGGTGAACCAACCGAAAGCTACGAGGATTTTACTAAATGTCTCCCCGCTGATGAATGTCGATATGCTGTGTACGATTTTGATTTTCTAACGGCCGAGAACGTCCCGAAGAGCAGAATCTTTTTCATCGCATG GTCTCCCGACACGTCAAGGATCAGGAGCAAGATGATTTACGCCAGCTCCAAAGACAGATTCAAGCGAGAACTGGACGGAATTCAGGTGGAATTGCAAGCAACAGATCCAACTGAGATGGGTCTCGATGTGTTCAAAAGCCGTGCTAACTGA
- the LOC107957988 gene encoding actin-depolymerizing factor 1 isoform X1 yields MLCLSAIDVIKHWGCFGYLFSHLMILYSQANAASGMAVHDDCKLKFLELKTKRTHRFIVFKIEEKQKQVIVEKLGEPTESYEDFTKCLPADECRYAVYDFDFLTAENVPKSRIFFIAWSPDTSRIRSKMIYASSKDRFKRELDGIQVELQATDPTEMGLDVFKSRAN; encoded by the exons ATGTTGTGTTTGAGTGCTATTGATGTTATTAAACATTGGGGTTGCTTTGGATATTTGTTTTCTCATTTGATGATTTTATACTCCCAGGCCAACGCTGCATCGGGAATGGCTGTGCATGATGATTGCAAGTTGAAGTTCTTGGAGCTCAAGACAAAAAGAACCCACCGCTTCATTGTTTTCAAAATCGAGGAGAAGCAAAAGCAAGTTATTGTGGAGAAGCTTGGTGAACCAACCGAAAGCTACGAGGATTTTACTAAATGTCTCCCCGCTGATGAATGTCGATATGCTGTGTACGATTTTGATTTTCTAACGGCCGAGAACGTCCCGAAGAGCAGAATCTTTTTCATCGCATG GTCTCCCGACACGTCAAGGATCAGGAGCAAGATGATTTACGCCAGCTCCAAAGACAGATTCAAGCGAGAACTGGACGGAATTCAGGTGGAATTGCAAGCAACAGATCCAACTGAGATGGGTCTCGATGTGTTCAAAAGCCGTGCTAACTGA